One Centroberyx gerrardi isolate f3 chromosome 2, fCenGer3.hap1.cur.20231027, whole genome shotgun sequence DNA window includes the following coding sequences:
- the mrps2 gene encoding small ribosomal subunit protein uS2m has protein sequence MAARVLTKGLWGLRNSRFVTVRHQYATAASIKSPQIQMDSNAMEKMLNQPLQTPDFFRLSELYSLKDLFDARVHLGHKKGCRHRLMGPYLFGCRLEQDIIDLDQTMELLQAALNFTAHVAYRGGIILFVSRRRQFGHLVECTAQDCGEYAHTRYWQGGLLTNAPIQYGPGVRLPDLVIFLSTLNNVFQQHVAIRDAAKMNIPTVGVVDSNCNPSLVTYPVPGNDDTPAAVELYCRLFKMTINRAKDKRKQMELLHGLSAASTPSS, from the exons ATGGCAGCTAGGGTGCTAACGAAAG GACTTTGGGGGCTACGTAACTCACGGTTTGTTACAGTCAGACATCAGTATGCCACCGCTGCATCCATCAAATCACCTCAAATCCAAATGGACAGTAACGCTATGG AAAAAATGCTGAATCAACCGCTTCAGACGCCAGACTTTTTCCGTCTGTCAGAGCTCTACTCCTTGAAAGACCTGTTCGACGCCAGAGTGCACCTTGGACATAAAAAAGGGTGCAGACACAG gCTCATGGGGCCTTACCTGTTTGGCTGTCGGTTGGAACAAGACATCATCGACCTGGACCAGACCATGGAGCTTCTCCAGGCAGCCCTGAACTTCACTGCCCATGTAGCGTACCGTGGTGGCATCATACTATTCGTCAGCCGCCGGCGCCAGTTTGGCCACCTGGTGGAGTGCACTGCGCAGGACTGTGGGGAGTACGCCCACACACGTTACTGGCAGGGCGGCCTCCTTACCAACGCTCCCATCCAGTACGGCCCGGGCGTCCGCTTACCGGATCTCGTCATCTTCCTGTCCACCCTCAACAATGTGTTTCAGCAGCATGTGGCAATCAGAGATGCAGCCAAGATGAACATCCCCACGGTGGGTGTGGTGGACTCCAACTGCAACCCCAGCCTGGTGACTTACCCCGTGCCTGGGAACGATGACACTCCGGCTGCCGTGGAGCTGTACTGTCGCTTATTCAAGATGACCATCAACCGCGCCAAGGACAAAAGGAAGCAGATGGAGCTTCTGCACGGCCTATCAGCAGCATCCACACCAAGCTCATGA
- the dipk1b gene encoding divergent protein kinase domain 1B, with amino-acid sequence MMPRALRRLVNLVLFCPLSKGLQSRLPAIKVKYLLLAWLGILVASWVIYMQYASYSELCRGHVCHMVICDHYRRGIISGSSCKALCDQRTLTLQRCMSTSSTHQVYSGLWKERPVVIKCGIEEPVKIDGAPDSVLRQEMSLFDKPTRGTSMDEFREMLHSFLKSNLGEQPSLSTLVERVITLADVNQDGKVSLAEAKSVWALLQINEFLLMVALQEKEHTPKLLGFCGDLYVTERVGHSSLYRLEVPSYLQALVPEALSSSLNHWLAPAWPRRARITIGLLEFVEEVFHGSYGSFLMCDASPRHVGYNAKYDCKMANLRSVASEAVVRGFLRGRRCETNADCTYGRDCTATCDRLVKQCNTEVVQPNLAKVCVLLQDFLLFGAPSDLRGDLEKQLRTCVTLSGLASQMEVHHSLVLNNLKTLLWKKISNTQYS; translated from the exons ATGATGCCCAGGGCTTTGCGGAGACTTGTCAATTTGGTGCTGTTCTGCCCTCTGTCCAAGGGCCTGCAG aGTCGTCTCCCGGCCATAAAGGTGAAGTACCTGCTCCTGGCATGGCTGGGCATCCTGGTCGCCAGCTGGGTCATCTACATGCAGTATGCTTCGTATTCTGAACTCTGCCGAGGGCATGTCTGCCACATGGTCATT TGTGATCACTACAGAAGGGGCATAATATCAGGCTCATCCTGCAAGGCATTGTGTGATCAGAGAACCCTAACCCTGCAGCGCTGCATGTCCACCTCCTCCACACATCAG GTATACAGTGGGCTATGGAAGGAGAGGCCAGTGGTGATCAAGTGTGGGATTGAGGAGCCAGTGAAGATCGACGGGGCTCCAGACTCTGTGCTGCGGCAGGAGATGAGCTTGTTTGACAAACCCACCCGTGGAACCTCTATGGACGAGTTCAGAGAGATGCTGCACAGCTTCCTCAAG TCTAACCTTGGGGAGCAGCCATCTTTGAGCACCCTGGTGGAGCGGGTCATTACGCTAGCTGATGTCAACCAGGACGGGAAAGTGTCTCTAGCAGAGGCCAAGTCTGTCTGGGCTCTGCTGCAGATCAATGAGTTCCTCCTGATGGTAGCTCTGCAGGAGAAGGAGCACACCCCCAAGCTGCTGGGCTTCTGTGGAGACTTATATGTGACGGAGCGTGTGGGCCACAGCTCCCTCTACAGGCTGGAGGTTCCTAGCTACCTGCAGGCTCTGGTCCCCGAGGCCTTGAGCTCCAGCCTGAATCACTGGCTAGCGCCGGCCTGGCCGCGCAGGGCGCGCATCACCATCGGCCTGCTGGAGTTTGTGGAAGAGGTGTTCCATGGGTCCTATGGGAGTTTCCTCATGTGCGATGCCAGTCCCCGCCATGTGGGCTACAATGCAAAGTATGACTGCAAGATGGCCAACCTGCGCAGTGTGGCGTCCGAGGCGGTCGTGCGGGGGTTCTTGAGGGGTCGGCGCTGCGAGACTAACGCGGACTGCACATACGGCCGGGACTGCACAGCCACCTGTGACCGTCTAGTGAAGCAGTGCAACACTGAGGTGGTACAACCCAACCTCGCCAAGGTATGTGTGCTGCTGCAGGATTTCCTGCTTTTCGGAGCGCCTTCAGACCTCCGTGGGGATCTGGAGAAGCAGCTGCGCACCTGCGTGACACTCAGCGGCCTGGCAAGCCAGATGGAGGTGCATCACTCGCTAGTCCTCAACAACCTGAAGACACTACTGTGGAAGAAGATCTCTAACACCCAGTACTCTTGA